The proteins below are encoded in one region of Corynebacterium felinum:
- a CDS encoding glutathione peroxidase produces MSIYDIPVTLNDGTDTTMGAWEGHLLLIVNTASRCGYTPQLETLQELFDDYAPRGLFVIGVPCNQFADEEPGTDKQIACTYSEQHGVTFPVLKKCDVNGPNQHPLYEFLKGEGPDIEWNFEKFLVSPSGEVIGRFAPGMEPDEMPIIDLFEQHLPL; encoded by the coding sequence ATGAGTATTTATGACATCCCCGTAACCCTCAACGACGGCACCGACACCACGATGGGGGCGTGGGAAGGCCACCTGCTGCTGATCGTCAACACCGCCTCCCGCTGCGGCTACACCCCGCAACTTGAGACACTGCAAGAGCTTTTCGACGACTACGCCCCACGCGGCCTGTTCGTGATCGGTGTGCCCTGCAACCAGTTCGCCGACGAAGAGCCTGGAACAGACAAGCAGATCGCCTGCACCTACAGTGAGCAACACGGCGTGACATTCCCCGTGCTGAAAAAGTGTGATGTCAACGGCCCCAACCAGCACCCCCTCTATGAATTTTTGAAGGGTGAGGGGCCCGATATTGAATGGAATTTTGAGAAATTCCTTGTCTCCCCCTCGGGGGAAGTGATCGGTCGTTTTGCCCCTGGCATGGAACCGGATGAAATGCCGATTATTGACCTTTTTGAGCAGCATCTGCCGCTCTAG
- a CDS encoding VaFE repeat-containing surface-anchored protein, producing MNLTKHCTRAWVAILSALMLAFVGLTVPGHAHAQSLGEQVRITTSDDLEGHSILINDDSTAFRTRLFGIDSGEIRLSYCVEPYVEIFLDGQSTFESWDKFPGNNNFKHDKATREKINWIVANSYPTVDTATLAAAIGVSPSALSVRSAIAQTQAAIWTLAEPHFKYGGFYRPADQGGRPNLPTAEEYAAERALYDYLLGPANEGRPESTNHSVKVTFDTTAATVNKERGVVGPYTVVSNTDAFTISSENAHFVTEQGEAIDAATLKNGSTFYLKITEKKGNVKVRATAHADSINGAIIVTHKGGKHGQTVIVTHSKKISDSADMTAEWEGIDGTLKTVANGGDARLPHTGGEIIDKVKYNGLFIGREYTVKGWLMERGENGEAIETGIKSEVKFTPESSDGTVDVKFTVPEGYEGKTLVVFEEAYNAEGELVAEHKDINDKSQTVTISRNIFGSAEGNAGLIIGAVVLGGAVLVGAGLAAQQAQAAPLKAEFTAPAVEASPAAVTPAPAATKGVAKEPAQVMPPTQAAQLANTGVGSVALALLIAVIAVVIGGLLVARGRRS from the coding sequence ATGAACCTAACTAAGCACTGCACCCGCGCATGGGTGGCGATTCTTTCCGCCCTCATGCTGGCATTCGTGGGCCTGACAGTTCCCGGCCACGCACATGCCCAAAGCCTTGGGGAGCAAGTCCGGATCACCACGAGTGATGATCTTGAAGGTCACTCGATCCTTATCAATGACGACTCCACCGCATTTAGGACCCGACTGTTTGGCATTGATTCCGGTGAAATTCGCCTCAGCTACTGCGTGGAACCCTATGTCGAAATCTTCCTCGATGGTCAATCCACCTTCGAAAGCTGGGACAAATTCCCCGGTAATAATAATTTCAAGCACGATAAAGCTACCCGCGAAAAGATCAACTGGATTGTTGCTAACAGCTATCCCACGGTTGATACCGCCACCTTGGCCGCTGCCATTGGGGTCAGCCCCAGCGCACTGAGCGTACGCAGCGCGATCGCCCAAACCCAGGCAGCTATTTGGACCTTGGCAGAACCACACTTTAAATATGGTGGCTTCTATCGACCAGCAGATCAAGGCGGGCGACCGAACCTGCCGACCGCAGAAGAATATGCAGCCGAACGTGCACTGTATGACTACCTGTTGGGCCCTGCGAATGAGGGGCGACCAGAATCCACCAACCACAGCGTGAAGGTAACCTTCGACACCACCGCAGCCACAGTGAATAAGGAACGTGGCGTTGTTGGCCCCTACACCGTGGTGTCTAATACCGATGCGTTTACGATCAGCTCCGAGAACGCTCACTTCGTGACCGAACAAGGTGAGGCTATCGACGCTGCAACTTTGAAGAACGGCTCCACCTTCTATCTAAAGATCACTGAAAAGAAGGGCAACGTGAAGGTGCGTGCCACCGCCCACGCCGACTCCATCAACGGGGCAATTATTGTCACCCACAAGGGTGGCAAGCATGGCCAAACTGTGATCGTCACTCACAGCAAAAAGATCAGCGATTCTGCCGACATGACCGCCGAATGGGAAGGCATTGACGGCACCTTGAAAACCGTAGCCAACGGCGGCGACGCACGCCTGCCCCACACCGGTGGTGAGATCATCGACAAAGTGAAATACAACGGGCTGTTCATCGGCCGCGAATACACCGTCAAGGGCTGGCTGATGGAACGTGGCGAAAACGGCGAAGCCATCGAAACCGGGATTAAATCTGAAGTGAAGTTCACCCCGGAAAGCTCCGACGGCACCGTTGACGTGAAGTTCACCGTCCCAGAAGGATACGAAGGCAAAACCTTGGTGGTCTTCGAGGAGGCGTATAACGCCGAAGGCGAACTCGTAGCTGAGCACAAAGACATCAACGACAAATCCCAAACCGTCACCATTAGCCGTAATATCTTCGGCTCAGCTGAAGGCAACGCGGGTCTGATCATCGGTGCTGTGGTCTTGGGTGGCGCAGTGCTTGTCGGTGCCGGCCTGGCAGCACAGCAAGCACAGGCAGCCCCATTGAAAGCCGAGTTCACAGCACCGGCTGTTGAGGCAAGCCCTGCTGCTGTAACACCTGCGCCTGCTGCAACGAAAGGTGTAGCAAAGGAACCTGCACAGGTAATGCCACCAACCCAAGCGGCACAGTTGGCAAATACCGGTGTTGGATCCGTGGCTTTGGCACTGCTGATCGCAGTTATCGCCGTGGTAATCGGCGGATTGTTGGTCGCACGCGGTCGCCGTAGCTAA